The genomic DNA GCGCGGGCCTCGAGGTCGGCGTCGCGCTGATCGGCGACGGCCTTCTTCTCGACCTCCATCTCGGCTTCGAGCGTGGACAGCTCGTTGTGGCGCAGTTCCTCGTCGACGGCGACGATCACGTAGGCGGCGAAGTAGATGATCTTCTCGAGATCCTTCGGCGCCAGGTCGAGCAGGTAGCCCAGGCGTGAGGGCACGCCCTTGAAGTACCAGATGTGGGTGACCGGAGCGGCCAGCTCGATGTGGCCCATCCGCTCACGGCGCACCTTGGCGCGAGTCACCTCGACGCCACAGCGCTCACAGATGATGCCCTTGAAGCGCACCCGCTTGTACTTGCCGCAGTAGCACTCCCAGTCCCGGGTGGGACCGAAGATCTTCTCGCAGAACAGGCCGTCCTTCTCCGGCTTGAGCGTGCGGTAGTTGATGGTCTCCGGCTTCTTCACCTCGCCGTAGGACCACTGGCGGATGTCGTCGGCGGTGGCCAGGCCGATCCGGAGTTCATCGAAGAAGTTGACGTCTAGCACGTAACTTCCTTTCCCCTGTGCGGGTCGAATTCGAGCAAGAGTTCACTAGTGAGGTCCGGCCGGGTTCCCCGGCCGAACTCGTATCGAGCGCGGGCGGGCGGACGCGCGATGTCGGCGTCCGCCCCGTCCGCCTAGTTCGCCAGATCGTCGACGGTGGCCGCTTCGTTCCTGGACAGGTTGATGCCCAGGTTCGCCGCGGCGCGCTCCAGATCCTCGTCCTCGCCTTCGCGCAACTCGATCGCGGCGCCGTCCGAGGACAGCACCTCGACGTTGAGGCACAGCGACTGGAGTTCCTTGAGGAGCACCTTGAACGATTCCGGGATGCCCGGCTCCGGAATGTTCTCGCCCTTGACGATCGCCTCGTAGACCTTCACACGGCCGACCACGTCGTCGGACTTGATGGTCAGCAGTTCCTGCAGGGTGTAGGCGGCGCCGTAGGCCTGCATCGCCCAGCACTCCATCTCACCGAAGCGCTGACCACCGAACTGTGCCTTACCACCGAGCGGCTGCTGGGTGATCATCGAGTACGGGCCGGTCGAGCGGGCGTGAATCTTGTCGTCGACCAGGTGGTGCAGTTTGAGGATGTACATGTAGCCGACGGCCACCGGGTACGGGAACGGTTCGCCGGAACGACCGTCGAACAGCACCGCCTTGCCGTTGTCGTCGACCATCCGCTCGCCGTCGCGGTTGGGCAGCGTCGAGCCGAGCAGACCGGTGAGCTCTTCCTCGCGGGCACCGTCGAACACCGGGGTGGCGATGTTGGAGTTCTGCGGGGCTCCCCACATCTCCTCCGGCAGCGCCGAGGCCCACTCGGGGTTGCCCTCGACCTGCCAGCCCGCCTTGCCGATCCAGCCCAGATGGGTCTCCAGGATCTGGCCGATGTTCATACGACGCGGCACACCGTGGGTGTTCAGGATGATGTCGACCGGGGTGCCGTCGGGCAGGAACGGCATGTCCTCGGTGGGGAGGATCTTGCCGATGACGCCCTTGTTGCCGTGACGGCCGGCCAGCTTGTCGCCGTCCTGGATCTTGCGCTTCTGCGCCACGTACACCCGGACCAGCTCGTTGACGCCCGGAGGCAGATCGTCGTCGTCCTCGCGGGAGAACACGCGGATGCCGATGACCTTGCCGGACTCGCCGTGCGGCACCTTCAGCGAGGTGTCGCGGACCTCGCGGGCCTTCTCGCCGAAGATCGCACGCAGCAGCCGCTCCTCGGGGGTCAGCTCGGTCTCGCCCTTCGGGGTCACCTTGCCGACCAGGATGTCGCCGTCGCGGACCTCGGCGCCGATGCGGACGATGCCGCGCTCGTCGAGATCGGCCAGCACCTCGTCGGAGACGTTCGGGATGTCCCGGGTGATCTCCTCGGCGCCCAGCTTGGTGTCGCGCGCGTCGATCTCGTGCTCCTCGATGTGGATCGAGGTGAGCACGTCGTCCTCCACGAGGCGCTGCGACAGGATGATCGCGTCCTCGTAGTTGTGGCCTTCCCACGGCATGATCGCCACGAGCAGGTTCTTGCCCAGGGCCATCTCACCGTTCTCGGTGCACGGCCCGTCGGCCAGGACCTGGCCCTGCTCCACGCGCTGTCCCTCGTCCACGATCGGACGCTGGTTCGAGCAGGTGCCCTGGTTGGAGCGGTTGAACTTGCGCATGCGGTAGCTCTTGCGGCTGCCGTCGTCGGCCATCACGGTGACGTAGTCGGCCGAGACCTCCTCGACCACGCCCGCTTTCTCGTTCACCACCACGTCGCCGGCGTCGACCGCGGCGCGCAGCTCCATGCCGGTGCCCACGATCGGAGCCTCGGAACGGATCAGCGGCACGGCCTGACGCTGCATGTTCGCGCCCATGAGGGCACGGTTGGCGTCGTCGTGCTCGAGGAACGGGATCATCGCGGTCGCGACCGAGACCATCTGGCGCGGCGAGACGTCCATGAAGTCGACCTCGGAGGCCGCGACGTACTCCATCTCCTCGTTGCCGCGGCGGCACAGCACCCGGTCGTCGAGGAAGGTGCCGTCGGGGCCGACCGGCGAGTTGGCCTGGGCACGCACGTGCCGGTCCTCTTCGTCGGCGGTGAGGTAGACGACCTCGTCGGTGACCCGGCCGTTCTCGACCCGGCGGTACGGGGTCTCGATGAAGCCGAACGGGTTGACCCGCGCGTACACCGACAGCGAGCCGATCAGGCCGATGTTCGGGCCTTCCGGGGTCTCGATCGGGCACATGCGGCCGTAGTGCGAGGGGTGCACGTCGCGCACTTCCAGGCCGGCGCGCTCACGGGACAGACCGCCGGGGCCGAGCGCCGACAGGCGGCGCTTGTGGGTCAGGCCCGACAGCGGGTTGTTCTGGTCCATGAACTGCGACAGCTGGGAGGTTCCGAAGAACTCCTTGATCGCGGCGACGACCGGGCGGATGTTGATCAGGGTCTGCGGCGTGATGGCCTCGACGTCCTGGGTGGTCATCCGCTCGCGGACCACGCGCTCCATACGGGAGAGGCCGACCCGGATCTGGTTCTGGATCAGCTCGCCGACGGTGCGCAGGCGACGGTTGCCGAAGTGGTCGATGTCGTCGACCTCGACGGGCACCTCTTCGCCGCCGGGCGCGGTCATCACCTTGTCACCCGCGTGCAGGCGGACCAGGTACTCGATCGTGGTGACGATGTCGTCCTTGGTCAGCACCGAGCCGGTGACCGGGACACCCAGGTTGATGCCGAGCTTCTTGTTGATCTTGTAACGACCGACGCGCGCCAGGTCGTAGCGCTTCTCCTTGAAGAACAGGTTCTCCAGCAGGGTCTGCGCGGACTCCTTGGTCGGCGGCTCGCCCGGACGCAGCTTGCGGTAGATGTCCAGCAGCGCCTCGTCCTGACCGGCGGTGTTGTCCTTCTCCAGGGTGGACATCATGATCTCGGAGAAACCGAAGCGCTCGGCGATCTCCTCGGTGCTCCAGCCCAGCGCCTTGAGCAGCACGGTGACCGGCTGACGACGCTTGCGATCGATGCGCACGCCGACGGTGTCGCGCTTGTCGACGTCGAACTCGAGCCAGGCGCCGCGCGAGGGGATCACGCGCACGCTGTGCAGATCCTTCTCGGTGCCCTTGTCGATGCTGTGGTCGAAGTAGACGCCCGGCGAGCGGACCAGCTGCGAGACGACCACGCGCTCGGTGCCGTTGATGATGAACGTGCCCTTGTCGGTCATCATCGGGAAGTCACCCATGAAGACCGTCTGGCTCTTGATCTCACCGGTGTTGTTGTTGATGAACTCCGCGGTGACGAACAGCGGAGCTGCGTAGGTCATGTCCTTTTCTTTGCACTCGTCGATCGAGGCCTTGACCTCTTCGAAGCGAGGATCGGAGAAGGACAGGGACATGGAGCCGGAGAAGTCCTCGATCGGCGAGAGCTCCTCGAGCACCTCCTCCAGTCCACCGACCAGTCCGACGTCGCCGCGAGCGGCGGCCCGCTCACGCCAATCCGGCGAACCGATCAACCAGGCGAACGATTCCGTTTGTAGATCGAGAAGACCGGGCACCTCCAAGGGTTCACGGATCTTCGCGAAAGACACCCGCTTCGGGGCTCCGGGGATTCCGGCAACTGCCTTGGTCTGGGTGGAGACTGCCAAGATGCGTCCTTCCAGCACCTCACGCGCGTCGCGTGGTGGTCCGCGACCGTCGCTTGCTTCTGCTACGAATTCCGCTGGTCACAACCCGAACGAAACTCGAACAGGCAACGACGGAAGCAACACCGGAAGGGTGGAACTCACGTGTGCGAATCGAGGTATGGACAGGAGGCAGCCAGCGCAACGTCCAAACTTACACCCCTGGGCACGGACATGTCAAAGTACCATCCGTGTGATCCAGCGAGCCCGCGGCGCGCCGAGCCTTCTCCGCTCCCCGTAACGCTGGCTGCGCCGGGAGCTACGGAGTCGGTCGGACCGCCTCTGACAGCTCTCACTGTTGTCCAATAGCGTGACGGGTCGGGCGAAACTCGTCAAGTGGCAGGAGCGACCGGTGCCCGCCGAGAACGACTGCGGGAGTATGAATTCGCAGGTCACCTGGGGTACGCCGGTCCGCTGCCGCACCCCGGCCGCGACAGCGTGCCCGCGTCCGCCCACGACGACGAAATGCCGGTGCGATTTCGGAAATCGCACCGGCACACGGCATTCGGGTACTGTCCCGGCGGGCGGTCAGCTCTTGGACATGTCCCGGCGGACGGTGGTGTCGTAGGAGTTGTCGGAGTAGGCGGGCAGGATCTGGGTGTCGTCGCTGCTGTCCAGCGACTCGCGGATGGCGGCCTGGGCGGCCGGGGGCAGGGTGTGCATGATCTCGCGGACCCGCGCCTGCCGGCGTCCGACGGCCTGGCGGACCGGCATACCGGGAGTGGCGCGCATCTGCGGAATGATGCCCTCGACCTCCTCGGCGCCGCCGTGATGGTGCCCGGCATCGACCATCGCCTGCTCGCGCGCCATCTGCGCCTCGTCCTTCTCCTCCGACATACCGATCGGGCCGATCATCCGGCCGTTGAGGAACTGCTTGACCACCGGCTCCTCCGAGGTCAGCAACACCTCCCGCGGACCGAACATCACCAACTGACGGCGGAACAACATGCCGATGTTGTCCGGCACCGTCCGCGCGAGGTTGATGTTGTGGGTCACGATCAGGATCGTCGCGTCGATCTGAGCGTTGATATCGATCAACAACTGCGACAGATACGAAGTACGCACCGGATCCAGACCCGAGTCCGGCTCGTCGACCAGGATGA from Nocardia higoensis includes the following:
- a CDS encoding DNA-directed RNA polymerase subunit beta, which encodes MLEGRILAVSTQTKAVAGIPGAPKRVSFAKIREPLEVPGLLDLQTESFAWLIGSPDWRERAAARGDVGLVGGLEEVLEELSPIEDFSGSMSLSFSDPRFEEVKASIDECKEKDMTYAAPLFVTAEFINNNTGEIKSQTVFMGDFPMMTDKGTFIINGTERVVVSQLVRSPGVYFDHSIDKGTEKDLHSVRVIPSRGAWLEFDVDKRDTVGVRIDRKRRQPVTVLLKALGWSTEEIAERFGFSEIMMSTLEKDNTAGQDEALLDIYRKLRPGEPPTKESAQTLLENLFFKEKRYDLARVGRYKINKKLGINLGVPVTGSVLTKDDIVTTIEYLVRLHAGDKVMTAPGGEEVPVEVDDIDHFGNRRLRTVGELIQNQIRVGLSRMERVVRERMTTQDVEAITPQTLINIRPVVAAIKEFFGTSQLSQFMDQNNPLSGLTHKRRLSALGPGGLSRERAGLEVRDVHPSHYGRMCPIETPEGPNIGLIGSLSVYARVNPFGFIETPYRRVENGRVTDEVVYLTADEEDRHVRAQANSPVGPDGTFLDDRVLCRRGNEEMEYVAASEVDFMDVSPRQMVSVATAMIPFLEHDDANRALMGANMQRQAVPLIRSEAPIVGTGMELRAAVDAGDVVVNEKAGVVEEVSADYVTVMADDGSRKSYRMRKFNRSNQGTCSNQRPIVDEGQRVEQGQVLADGPCTENGEMALGKNLLVAIMPWEGHNYEDAIILSQRLVEDDVLTSIHIEEHEIDARDTKLGAEEITRDIPNVSDEVLADLDERGIVRIGAEVRDGDILVGKVTPKGETELTPEERLLRAIFGEKAREVRDTSLKVPHGESGKVIGIRVFSREDDDDLPPGVNELVRVYVAQKRKIQDGDKLAGRHGNKGVIGKILPTEDMPFLPDGTPVDIILNTHGVPRRMNIGQILETHLGWIGKAGWQVEGNPEWASALPEEMWGAPQNSNIATPVFDGAREEELTGLLGSTLPNRDGERMVDDNGKAVLFDGRSGEPFPYPVAVGYMYILKLHHLVDDKIHARSTGPYSMITQQPLGGKAQFGGQRFGEMECWAMQAYGAAYTLQELLTIKSDDVVGRVKVYEAIVKGENIPEPGIPESFKVLLKELQSLCLNVEVLSSDGAAIELREGEDEDLERAAANLGINLSRNEAATVDDLAN